One Arcobacter lacus genomic region harbors:
- a CDS encoding ATP-binding protein, producing MIVTTKQIVKKLPTNLKLLSILNEAITNSIQANATEIEIYFYTLPIDLFGNTRKVKSISIIDNGDGFTDKNIDSFNHYMSEYKQALGCKGIGRFTYLTICEKVEFESYNNNKNIKFNFNLETEEIKPTVIENETLVKKTKLKYINIENREVSSELSVEAKEIINHFLSIFKFMVDENKNVLIKLYIDDVLKESIEAKEHGSNFIDEEFTIKVRDIEETFKVSYKQKGSSIKGFYCADKRSVKQDGLDVNFRTSKDKGLLFFVTSTFFDRTVNDERTDFNIKDNDKNLFSLDWDTLNRKLFSKINSICKTLGIDIEEINNKNKKESLNSAPYLAPYIQKSQNMATSAEIIKEAKELFNADKEYIRNLRNKRNPDYEERLYTSNQAELAEYIFDREKIILDIKKDLEDVNNKTNETIIHNKIMKTKTSNENYTSYKDNNLWLFDERFMIYNYAYSDKTINEILDLKDTDKKVRPDICIFTKSKNDTKEIILIELKGSDATGEKNAGGLNELNKYTRKIKNYFEKNGEEVLIWSYLITSLNLETKQEIEDFPGMKKTYTTKGQMYYLYNENLNAITHILTLETMIEDAMSRNQLFLDILRGNYSGEN from the coding sequence ATGATAGTAACAACCAAACAAATAGTTAAAAAGTTACCGACAAATTTAAAGTTATTGAGTATTTTAAATGAAGCAATAACAAATAGTATTCAAGCAAATGCAACAGAAATTGAAATTTATTTTTATACTTTACCTATTGACTTATTTGGAAATACTAGAAAAGTTAAAAGTATATCAATAATTGATAATGGAGATGGATTTACAGATAAAAATATAGATTCATTCAATCATTATATGAGTGAATATAAACAAGCTTTAGGATGCAAAGGTATAGGAAGATTTACATATTTAACTATTTGTGAAAAAGTAGAATTTGAAAGCTATAACAACAATAAAAATATCAAATTTAATTTTAATTTAGAAACAGAAGAGATAAAACCAACTGTAATTGAAAATGAAACATTAGTTAAAAAAACAAAATTAAAATATATAAACATTGAAAATAGAGAAGTATCATCAGAATTAAGTGTTGAAGCAAAAGAGATAATTAATCATTTTTTATCAATATTTAAATTTATGGTTGATGAAAATAAAAATGTTTTGATTAAATTGTATATTGATGATGTTTTAAAAGAAAGTATTGAAGCAAAAGAACATGGTTCAAATTTCATTGATGAAGAATTTACAATAAAAGTAAGAGATATAGAAGAAACTTTTAAAGTATCTTATAAACAAAAAGGTTCTTCAATAAAAGGTTTTTATTGTGCTGATAAAAGAAGTGTAAAACAAGATGGACTGGATGTAAATTTTAGAACATCAAAAGATAAAGGATTACTATTTTTTGTTACTTCAACTTTTTTTGATAGAACAGTAAATGATGAAAGAACAGATTTTAATATAAAAGATAATGATAAAAACTTATTTTCATTGGATTGGGATACTCTCAATAGAAAATTATTTTCAAAAATTAATAGCATTTGTAAAACATTAGGTATTGATATTGAAGAGATAAATAATAAGAATAAAAAAGAGAGTTTAAATTCAGCTCCATATTTGGCTCCATATATTCAAAAGAGTCAAAATATGGCAACTAGTGCAGAGATAATCAAAGAAGCAAAAGAGCTATTTAATGCAGATAAAGAGTATATAAGAAATCTAAGAAATAAAAGAAATCCTGATTATGAAGAAAGATTATATACAAGTAATCAGGCAGAATTAGCAGAATATATTTTTGATAGAGAAAAAATCATACTTGATATAAAAAAAGATTTAGAGGATGTTAATAATAAAACGAATGAAACTATCATTCATAATAAAATTATGAAAACAAAAACATCAAATGAAAACTATACTTCATATAAAGATAATAACCTTTGGTTATTTGATGAAAGATTTATGATATATAACTATGCTTATAGTGATAAAACAATTAATGAAATTTTAGATTTAAAAGATACTGACAAAAAGGTAAGACCAGATATTTGTATTTTTACAAAAAGTAAAAATGACACAAAAGAGATAATTTTAATAGAGTTAAAAGGTAGTGATGCAACAGGTGAAAAAAATGCTGGTGGACTAAATGAACTTAATAAATATACAAGAAAAATAAAAAACTATTTTGAAAAAAATGGAGAAGAAGTTTTAATTTGGTCATACTTAATAACATCTCTGAATCTAGAAACAAAACAAGAGATAGAAGATTTCCCAGGTATGAAAAAAACATATACTACAAAAGGTCAAATGTATTATTTATATAATGAAAATTTAAATGCAATAACTCATATTTTGACTTTAGAAACAATGATTGAAGATGCAATGAGTAGAAACCAATTATTTTTGGATATTTTGAGAGGAAATTATAGTGGAGAAAATTAA
- a CDS encoding restriction endonuclease: MSIPTHDEIRVPALKLLKEKGILKLKEFEAPLAKEFNLTNEELIEMYASGNGPVFYDRVSWALSYLNMSGLVNKPRRGHYQVTEEGIKMLSSPEQVNEYIAQKIQNRNREKIESTQNNTLEQTLFTSDVINELTPSETIEISFQKIKSKIYNEIIDTINSKTPREFEKLVVALLQKMGYGGEIHNSGEVTQYSNDNGIDGIIKEDVLGFGRIYIQAKRYQRDNKIGEPALRDFYGALGATNSKKGVFITTSSFQKNAKEYVNRLNGATIILIDGEELAKYIYDYSLGMQTEQIIEIKKLDSDFWDIMEDNI, from the coding sequence ATGTCAATACCAACACATGATGAAATTAGAGTACCAGCACTTAAACTTTTAAAAGAAAAAGGAATATTAAAGTTAAAAGAGTTTGAAGCACCACTTGCAAAAGAGTTTAATTTGACAAATGAAGAATTAATAGAAATGTATGCAAGTGGAAATGGTCCAGTATTTTATGATAGAGTATCTTGGGCATTAAGTTATTTAAATATGAGTGGGTTAGTGAATAAACCAAGAAGAGGACATTATCAAGTTACAGAAGAAGGTATTAAGATGCTTTCTTCACCTGAACAAGTTAATGAATATATAGCCCAAAAAATTCAAAATAGAAACCGTGAGAAAATTGAAAGTACTCAAAATAATACACTTGAACAAACACTTTTTACAAGTGATGTTATAAATGAACTTACTCCATCAGAAACTATTGAAATATCGTTCCAAAAAATAAAATCAAAAATCTATAATGAGATAATTGATACTATAAATAGTAAAACACCAAGAGAATTTGAAAAGCTTGTTGTAGCATTATTACAAAAAATGGGATATGGTGGTGAAATTCATAATTCTGGGGAAGTTACACAATATTCAAATGATAATGGAATAGATGGTATTATAAAAGAAGATGTATTGGGATTTGGAAGAATTTATATTCAAGCTAAAAGATATCAAAGAGATAATAAAATTGGTGAACCAGCATTAAGAGATTTTTATGGTGCATTGGGCGCAACTAATTCAAAAAAAGGTGTATTTATTACTACATCAAGTTTTCAAAAAAATGCTAAGGAATATGTAAATAGATTAAATGGAGCAACTATTATTTTAATTGATGGTGAAGAATTAGCTAAATACATTTATGATTATTCTCTTGGTATGCAAACAGAACAAATAATAGAAATCAAAAAATTAGATAGTGATTTTTGGGATATTATGGAAGATAATATTTAA
- a CDS encoding protein NO VEIN domain-containing protein yields MARYMFTNSIIYTKEELDINISIYDRFLKFKDIFFRDGKSIFDSSIKLFDNNEVFEEFEKRIIKNYDSSKKNSVEKYTLQLKNSSKKFRHFFSNLIYLYNLPIHETYKETKINEILTYLDYSIDKSSINKLFIEDGIASYGGLKRSKYYDINFLYFFTKKYKDNLLINPNELINTLNLYELMSPLTNEKIDNRNLLPSRHMLNYLFNPDVYEPIVNTSCKENIVKYYLGKVNKNTIDEDILSIRKNKTGFEVSLFDICKKSGMSKTAYVVNLDFKQKKDDFKVSLSSKNYKEDDLVDKYKRQIENGLNAELLVYNDIIKEVDKKVLLNQLIKLISFNKIEEISDKLERLIHYSKNFDKYAPFDLISTQGQELVYIEVKSTIGNEIYFSKSELEFAYEHIENYLVKVVKDGEIYDFSLYEVICEYFELKEKINLCSIDTIKVKIGFNQEN; encoded by the coding sequence ATGGCTAGATATATGTTTACAAATTCTATTATATATACTAAAGAAGAATTAGATATTAATATTAGTATATATGATAGATTTCTAAAATTTAAAGATATTTTTTTTAGAGATGGAAAATCTATTTTTGATTCAAGTATTAAACTTTTTGACAACAATGAAGTATTTGAAGAGTTTGAAAAAAGGATAATAAAGAATTATGATAGTTCAAAGAAAAATAGTGTTGAAAAATATACATTACAATTAAAAAATTCAAGTAAGAAATTTAGACATTTTTTTTCAAATTTAATATATCTTTATAATTTACCGATTCATGAAACATATAAAGAAACAAAAATAAATGAAATATTGACTTATTTAGACTATTCAATTGATAAAAGTTCAATAAATAAATTATTTATAGAGGATGGTATAGCAAGTTATGGGGGTTTAAAGCGTTCAAAGTATTATGATATTAATTTTTTATATTTTTTCACAAAAAAATATAAAGATAATCTTTTAATTAATCCTAATGAGCTGATAAATACGCTTAACCTTTATGAATTAATGTCTCCTTTAACAAATGAAAAAATTGATAACAGAAATTTATTACCTTCTAGACATATGCTAAATTATCTATTTAATCCAGATGTTTATGAACCTATTGTTAATACATCATGTAAAGAAAATATAGTTAAATATTATTTAGGAAAAGTAAATAAAAATACTATTGATGAAGATATATTATCTATAAGGAAAAATAAAACAGGTTTTGAAGTAAGTTTGTTTGATATTTGTAAAAAATCTGGAATGAGTAAAACAGCTTATGTAGTTAACTTAGATTTTAAACAGAAAAAAGATGATTTCAAAGTTTCTTTATCTTCTAAGAATTATAAAGAAGATGATTTAGTAGATAAGTATAAGAGACAAATTGAAAATGGATTAAATGCTGAATTACTAGTTTATAATGACATAATTAAAGAAGTTGATAAAAAAGTTTTGCTTAATCAATTAATTAAATTAATAAGTTTTAATAAAATTGAAGAAATTAGCGATAAATTAGAACGATTAATTCATTACTCAAAGAACTTTGATAAATATGCTCCTTTTGATTTAATTTCTACTCAAGGTCAAGAGTTAGTATATATTGAAGTTAAAAGCACCATAGGGAATGAAATATATTTTTCAAAATCTGAATTAGAATTTGCTTATGAGCATATTGAGAATTATTTGGTGAAAGTTGTTAAAGATGGTGAAATATATGATTTCTCATTATATGAAGTAATTTGTGAATATTTTGAATTAAAAGAAAAAATAAATTTATGTTCAATAGATACAATCAAGGTTAAAATAGGTTTTAATCAGGAAAATTAA